A single window of Streptomyces sp. NBC_00464 DNA harbors:
- the folP gene encoding dihydropteroate synthase, which yields MRSGALRLGRREFGAHEPVIMAIVNRTPDSFYDQGATFHDEPALSRVEQAVADGAAIIDIGGVKAGPGEEVTAEEEARRTVGFVAEVRRRHPDVVISVDTWRHDVGEAVCEAGADLLNDAWGGVDPKLAEVAARYGAGLVCTHAGGAEPRTRPHRAGYEDVMADILRVTVGLAERAVELGVRPDGIMIDPGHDFGKNTRHSLEATRRLGEMAETGWPVLVSLSNKDFVGETLDRPVKERLLGTLATTAVSAWLGARVYRVHEVAETRDVLDMVASIAGHRAPAVARRGLA from the coding sequence ATGCGAAGCGGTGCGCTCAGGCTGGGTCGGCGCGAGTTCGGTGCGCACGAGCCGGTGATCATGGCGATCGTGAACCGCACCCCGGACTCCTTCTACGACCAGGGCGCCACCTTCCACGACGAGCCCGCGCTCTCCCGGGTCGAGCAGGCCGTGGCCGACGGTGCCGCGATCATCGACATCGGCGGCGTGAAGGCGGGCCCTGGCGAGGAGGTCACCGCCGAGGAGGAGGCCCGTCGCACCGTCGGTTTCGTCGCCGAGGTGCGCCGCCGCCACCCGGACGTGGTGATCAGCGTCGACACCTGGCGCCACGACGTCGGCGAGGCCGTCTGCGAGGCGGGCGCGGATCTGCTGAACGACGCGTGGGGCGGGGTCGACCCGAAGCTGGCGGAGGTCGCCGCGCGGTACGGGGCTGGTCTTGTCTGCACGCACGCGGGCGGCGCCGAGCCTCGTACCCGGCCGCACCGGGCCGGGTACGAGGACGTGATGGCCGACATCCTGCGGGTGACCGTGGGGCTGGCCGAGCGGGCCGTGGAGCTCGGAGTCCGGCCGGACGGGATCATGATCGACCCGGGTCACGACTTCGGGAAGAACACCCGGCACTCGCTGGAGGCGACGCGCCGGCTCGGCGAGATGGCGGAGACGGGGTGGCCGGTGCTGGTCTCGCTCTCCAACAAGGACTTCGTCGGCGAGACGCTCGACCGGCCGGTGAAGGAGCGGCTGCTGGGCACGCTGGCCACGACCGCGGTGTCCGCGTGGCTGGGGGCGCGGGTGTACCGGGTCCACGAGGTGGCGGAGACGAGGGACGTCCTGGACATGGTGGCGTCCATCGCCGGGCACCGGGCGCCGGCGGTCGCGCGGCGGGGGTTGGCGTAG
- a CDS encoding TIGR00730 family Rossman fold protein produces the protein MGNPEDVRIPEGAVRPEEQRLGPVLRRRDQVQPGTTDQRLLDSEGDSEWVHTDPWRVMRIQSEFVEGFGALAELPSAISVFGSARTPVGTPEYEAGVRIGRALVEAGFAVITGGGPGAMEAANKGAREAKGVSVGLGIELPFESGLNPHVDIGVNFRYFFVRKTMFVKYAQGFVVLPGGLGTLDELFEALTLVQTGKVTRFPIVLFGTEYWGGLVDWLRDTVVAQGKASAKDLLLFHVTDDVDEAVNLVTKEVGR, from the coding sequence ATGGGCAACCCGGAGGACGTAAGGATTCCTGAGGGCGCGGTCAGGCCCGAGGAGCAGCGGCTCGGCCCGGTGCTGCGCCGCAGGGACCAGGTGCAGCCCGGCACGACCGATCAGCGGCTGCTGGACTCCGAGGGCGACTCCGAGTGGGTGCACACCGACCCGTGGCGGGTCATGCGCATCCAGTCGGAGTTCGTCGAGGGCTTCGGCGCACTCGCCGAACTGCCGAGCGCCATCAGCGTCTTCGGCTCCGCCCGCACGCCGGTCGGTACGCCGGAGTACGAGGCGGGTGTACGGATCGGCCGGGCGCTCGTCGAGGCGGGCTTCGCGGTGATCACCGGGGGCGGCCCCGGAGCGATGGAAGCGGCGAACAAGGGAGCGCGGGAGGCCAAGGGCGTCTCGGTCGGCCTCGGCATCGAGCTGCCCTTCGAGTCGGGCCTCAATCCGCACGTCGACATCGGCGTCAATTTCCGCTACTTCTTTGTCCGGAAAACGATGTTTGTGAAGTATGCGCAGGGTTTCGTCGTGCTGCCCGGCGGCCTCGGCACCCTGGACGAGCTCTTCGAGGCCCTCACCCTCGTCCAGACGGGCAAGGTCACCCGCTTCCCGATCGTGCTGTTCGGTACGGAGTACTGGGGCGGCCTGGTGGACTGGCTGCGCGACACGGTGGTGGCCCAGGGCAAGGCGTCCGCGAAGGACCTGCTGCTGTTCCACGTCACGGACGACGTGGACGAGGCGGTGAACCTGGTGACGAAGGAGGTCGGGCGCTGA
- the dapE gene encoding succinyl-diaminopimelate desuccinylase, producing the protein MAESTLDLTLDGPALTAWLVDFPSVSGEEKDLADAIETALRTLPHLTVDRHGNNVVARTNLGRGERVVLAGHIDTVPIADNVPSRLDADGLLWGCGSSDMKSGVAVQLRIAATVPEPNRDLTFVFYDNEEVAADLNGLGHIADAHPDWLTADFAVLLEGSNGEVEGGCQGTLRVFLRMEGERAHSARSWMGSNAIHAAAPILTRLAAYEPRKPVIDGLEYHEGLNAVRIEGGVANNVIPDACTVVVNYRYAPDLSAEQAIAHVHEVFADCGVAEFIVDDHSGAAMPGLSHPAAKAFMDAVGGTARPKFGWTDVARFGGLGVPAVNYGPGDPILAHKRNEHVRTDRITHCEDRLRSWLTI; encoded by the coding sequence ATGGCCGAAAGCACGCTTGACCTCACACTGGACGGGCCCGCCCTCACCGCGTGGCTCGTCGACTTCCCCTCGGTCAGCGGGGAGGAGAAGGACCTCGCCGATGCCATCGAGACGGCGCTGCGGACCCTTCCGCACCTGACCGTCGACCGGCACGGCAACAACGTCGTGGCCAGGACGAACCTGGGCCGCGGCGAACGCGTCGTACTGGCCGGTCACATCGACACCGTGCCGATCGCCGACAACGTGCCCTCCAGGCTCGACGCGGACGGCCTGCTGTGGGGCTGCGGGAGCTCCGACATGAAGTCGGGCGTCGCCGTCCAGCTGCGGATCGCCGCGACCGTGCCCGAGCCCAACCGCGACCTGACCTTCGTCTTCTACGACAACGAAGAGGTCGCCGCCGACCTCAACGGCCTCGGCCACATCGCCGACGCCCACCCCGACTGGCTGACGGCCGACTTCGCCGTCCTCCTGGAGGGCTCCAACGGCGAGGTCGAGGGCGGCTGCCAGGGCACGCTGCGCGTCTTCCTGCGCATGGAGGGCGAGCGGGCGCACTCCGCCCGCAGCTGGATGGGGTCCAACGCCATCCACGCCGCCGCCCCGATCCTCACCCGGCTCGCCGCCTACGAACCGCGCAAGCCGGTGATCGACGGGCTGGAGTACCACGAGGGTCTCAACGCCGTACGGATCGAGGGCGGGGTCGCCAACAACGTCATCCCCGACGCCTGCACGGTCGTCGTGAACTACCGCTACGCCCCCGACCTGAGCGCCGAGCAGGCCATCGCCCACGTGCACGAGGTCTTCGCCGACTGCGGCGTCGCCGAGTTCATCGTCGACGACCACTCCGGGGCGGCCATGCCCGGCCTCTCCCACCCGGCGGCCAAGGCCTTCATGGACGCCGTCGGAGGCACGGCTAGGCCCAAGTTCGGCTGGACGGACGTGGCGCGCTTCGGCGGCCTCGGCGTCCCCGCGGTGAACTACGGACCCGGCGACCCGATCCTCGCGCACAAGCGCAACGAGCACGTACGGACCGACCGGATCACCCACTGCGAGGACCGGCTCCGCTCCTGGCTCACGATCTGA
- a CDS encoding ATP-binding protein: protein MSLPLTRRIARTALLIAAGAAPVVGAAGAASAAELPQAPELGGLTTVEGAGLGQAVDAAQPVTDTAGKAGGKVVGTTLPVAAKTLGEAGAKAAPAAKGVSKTAQGGASDTLGDATGAVTKGGLPTQGLPTQGLPIG, encoded by the coding sequence ATGTCCCTCCCCCTGACCCGTCGGATCGCCCGCACCGCGCTGCTGATCGCGGCGGGTGCGGCCCCCGTGGTCGGTGCGGCCGGTGCCGCGAGTGCCGCGGAGCTCCCGCAGGCCCCGGAGCTCGGCGGTCTCACGACTGTCGAGGGCGCCGGACTCGGCCAGGCCGTCGACGCGGCCCAGCCGGTCACCGACACCGCGGGCAAGGCCGGCGGCAAGGTCGTCGGGACCACACTGCCGGTGGCGGCCAAGACGCTCGGCGAGGCAGGCGCCAAGGCCGCACCCGCGGCAAAGGGCGTCAGCAAGACCGCCCAGGGCGGCGCGAGCGACACCCTGGGCGACGCGACCGGTGCCGTGACCAAGGGCGGCCTGCCGACGCAGGGACTGCCCACCCAGGGCCTGCCGATCGGCTGA
- the dapC gene encoding succinyldiaminopimelate transaminase, with product MSAVSSRLPVFPWDRLAPYKSTAESHPDGIVDLSVGTPVDPVPELIQQALVAAADSPGYPTVWGTAALRDALTGWVERRLGAVSVTHENVLPVVGSKELVAWLPTQLGLGAGDRVAYPRLAYPTYEVGARLCGAEPVAYDDPTELDPAGLKLLWLNSPSNPTGKVLSQDELTRIVAWAREHDVLVFSDECYLELGWEAEPVSVLHPDVCGGTYEGIVAVHSLSKRSNLAGYRAAFIAGDAAVLGELLLIRKHGGMMTPAPVQAATVAALGDDRHVAEQRTRYADRRAALRTALEAHGFRIEHSEASLYLWATRDEPCWDTVAYLAELGILVAPGDFYGPAGDHFVRVAFTATDERVAAAVKRLG from the coding sequence GTGTCCGCAGTCTCCTCCCGCCTCCCGGTCTTTCCCTGGGACAGGCTCGCGCCCTACAAGTCGACGGCCGAGAGCCACCCGGACGGCATCGTGGACCTGTCCGTCGGCACGCCCGTCGACCCGGTGCCCGAGCTGATCCAGCAGGCGCTCGTCGCCGCCGCGGACAGCCCCGGCTATCCGACGGTGTGGGGGACGGCCGCACTGCGTGACGCCCTCACCGGCTGGGTGGAGCGCCGCCTGGGCGCGGTCTCGGTGACCCACGAGAACGTGCTGCCCGTCGTCGGTTCCAAGGAGCTGGTGGCCTGGCTGCCGACCCAGCTGGGCCTCGGCGCCGGTGACAGGGTCGCCTACCCGCGGCTCGCCTACCCGACGTACGAGGTCGGTGCCCGGCTCTGCGGCGCCGAGCCCGTCGCGTACGACGACCCGACCGAGCTGGACCCGGCAGGCCTCAAGCTGCTCTGGCTCAACTCGCCGTCCAACCCGACCGGCAAGGTGCTCTCCCAGGACGAGCTGACCCGGATCGTCGCCTGGGCGCGCGAGCACGACGTGCTGGTCTTCAGTGACGAGTGCTATCTGGAGCTGGGCTGGGAGGCCGAACCGGTCTCCGTGCTCCACCCGGACGTCTGCGGCGGTACGTACGAGGGCATCGTCGCCGTCCACTCCCTCTCCAAGCGCTCCAACCTCGCCGGCTACCGCGCCGCCTTCATCGCGGGCGACGCGGCCGTGCTGGGCGAGCTGCTGCTGATCCGCAAGCACGGCGGCATGATGACGCCCGCCCCCGTCCAGGCGGCGACCGTCGCGGCGCTCGGCGACGACCGCCACGTGGCCGAGCAGCGCACGCGGTACGCGGACCGGCGCGCGGCCCTGCGTACGGCCCTGGAGGCCCACGGCTTCCGGATCGAGCACAGCGAGGCGAGCCTCTACCTGTGGGCGACCCGCGACGAGCCCTGCTGGGACACCGTGGCGTACCTGGCGGAGCTGGGCATCCTGGTGGCCCCCGGGGACTTCTACGGGCCGGCGGGCGACCACTTCGTGCGGGTGGCGTTCACCGCCACCGACGAACGCGTGGCGGCCGCGGTCAAGCGACTGGGCTGA
- the fdxA gene encoding ferredoxin gives MTYVIAQPCVDVKDKACIEECPVDCIYEGQRSLYIHPDECVDCGACEPVCPVEAIFYEDDTPEEWKDYYKANVEFFDDLGSPGGASKLGLIERDHAFIAALPPQNQ, from the coding sequence GTGACCTACGTCATCGCGCAGCCTTGTGTCGACGTAAAGGACAAGGCCTGCATCGAAGAGTGCCCCGTCGACTGTATCTATGAGGGCCAGCGGTCCTTGTACATCCACCCGGACGAGTGCGTCGACTGTGGAGCCTGCGAGCCGGTCTGTCCGGTCGAAGCGATCTTCTACGAGGACGACACCCCGGAGGAGTGGAAGGACTACTACAAGGCGAACGTCGAGTTCTTCGACGACCTCGGGTCGCCGGGTGGTGCCTCCAAGCTGGGTCTGATCGAGCGCGACCACGCGTTCATCGCCGCGCTGCCGCCGCAGAACCAGTAG
- a CDS encoding GNAT family N-acetyltransferase: MEFTMGGRLEVRIAPADVGKRVSVRRLTEDGPQGPKFTDTVGVLTSWDTGVLSVTPKSGESVRIPESALVAGKVVPAAPARRRGPAASFAELAPVCARAWQPVESEPLGDWLLRAAGGFTRRANSVLPLGDPGVPLGAALEQIRQWYADRGLPAYIQTSTGAEGAQEALCAALEGHGWRREVTAEVRIAALAPIGDLAAEVSRVRLSRTVDDAWFARYQRVGTPGPEVAAVLGRGPSVWFATVPGDPGDEAPAAIGRCVVDGRWAGFMAVEVAPEHRRKGLATTVMTALARQAMNEGASAAWLQVETDNDGARALYDGMGFATHHQYHHFRAA, from the coding sequence GTGGAATTCACCATGGGCGGACGGCTGGAGGTCCGAATTGCACCGGCTGACGTGGGCAAACGGGTATCAGTCCGGCGCCTGACCGAGGACGGGCCCCAGGGTCCGAAATTCACCGACACGGTCGGTGTTCTCACATCCTGGGACACGGGTGTGCTGTCGGTCACACCGAAGAGCGGTGAGTCCGTACGAATCCCCGAATCGGCCCTGGTGGCGGGCAAGGTCGTGCCGGCCGCCCCGGCCCGCCGGCGTGGCCCCGCGGCCTCCTTCGCCGAACTCGCCCCCGTGTGCGCCCGTGCCTGGCAGCCCGTGGAGAGCGAACCGCTGGGCGACTGGCTGCTGCGCGCCGCCGGCGGTTTCACCCGGCGCGCCAACTCCGTGCTCCCGCTCGGCGATCCGGGCGTGCCGCTCGGCGCGGCACTCGAGCAGATCCGGCAGTGGTACGCGGACCGCGGCCTGCCCGCCTACATCCAGACCTCGACCGGCGCCGAGGGCGCGCAGGAGGCGTTGTGCGCGGCGCTGGAGGGTCACGGGTGGCGGCGCGAGGTGACCGCGGAGGTGCGGATCGCGGCGCTGGCCCCGATCGGCGATCTGGCGGCCGAGGTGTCACGGGTTCGGCTGAGCCGCACGGTGGACGACGCGTGGTTCGCCCGCTACCAGCGCGTGGGGACGCCGGGCCCGGAGGTGGCTGCGGTGCTGGGCCGTGGCCCCTCGGTGTGGTTCGCGACCGTGCCGGGCGACCCGGGGGACGAGGCGCCCGCCGCGATCGGCCGGTGTGTGGTGGACGGCCGGTGGGCCGGCTTCATGGCCGTCGAGGTGGCTCCGGAGCACCGCAGGAAGGGGCTCGCCACCACGGTGATGACCGCGCTGGCCCGGCAGGCGATGAACGAGGGCGCGTCGGCCGCGTGGCTCCAGGTGGAGACCGACAACGACGGCGCCCGTGCGCTGTACGACGGGATGGGCTTCGCGACGCACCATCAGTACCACCACTTCCGGGCGGCGTAG
- a CDS encoding transglutaminase-like domain-containing protein: MAPERHDKDELRRRFAEEARAERPDLALLCLLLSTEADPALDANGTDAAQIELDRLAGLLPYGLRGGRAWASALAELLGERYGFQGASADYQRLESSLLHEVLRRRRGLPILLSVVWIEVARRAGAPVYGVALPGHFVVGFGDPAERVLADPFAGGRPLTEQDAELLVAGATGEPLEASMLVPARPLEIVLRILNNIRAWAAARPERNDVALWAVELSLLLPSHPARLRFERAQLLVQGGEFLRGAAEMDEYAQVIAEIDPAAAEVVRGSARAARAMLN, from the coding sequence ATGGCTCCCGAGAGGCACGACAAGGACGAGCTGCGCCGCCGGTTCGCCGAGGAGGCGCGGGCGGAGCGGCCTGATCTGGCACTGCTCTGCCTGCTGCTGAGCACGGAGGCCGATCCCGCGCTGGACGCGAACGGGACGGACGCGGCGCAGATCGAACTGGACCGGCTCGCGGGTCTGCTGCCGTACGGTCTGCGCGGCGGCCGGGCCTGGGCCTCGGCGCTGGCCGAACTGCTCGGTGAGCGGTACGGGTTCCAGGGTGCGTCGGCGGACTACCAGCGGCTGGAGTCGTCGCTGCTGCACGAGGTGCTGCGGCGGCGGCGCGGGCTGCCGATCCTGCTGTCGGTGGTGTGGATCGAGGTGGCGCGGCGGGCGGGTGCTCCGGTGTACGGGGTGGCGCTGCCGGGCCACTTCGTGGTCGGTTTCGGGGATCCGGCGGAACGGGTGCTGGCCGATCCGTTCGCCGGTGGGCGGCCGCTGACGGAGCAGGACGCGGAACTGCTGGTGGCGGGCGCGACCGGGGAGCCGCTGGAGGCGTCGATGCTGGTGCCTGCGCGGCCGCTGGAGATCGTGCTGCGGATCCTGAACAACATCCGGGCGTGGGCGGCGGCCCGCCCGGAACGCAACGACGTGGCGCTGTGGGCGGTGGAGCTGTCACTGCTCCTGCCGTCGCACCCGGCGAGGCTGCGTTTCGAGCGGGCCCAGCTGCTGGTCCAGGGCGGGGAGTTCCTGCGCGGGGCGGCGGAGATGGACGAGTACGCGCAGGTGATCGCGGAGATCGACCCGGCCGCCGCCGAGGTGGTGCGCGGGAGCGCACGGGCGGCTCGGGCGATGCTGAACTGA
- a CDS encoding translation factor GTPase family protein — protein sequence MHTLNLGILAHVDAGKTSLTERLLHTAGIIDEIGRVDDGNTQTDSLALERQRGITIKSAVVSFALDDVTVNLIDTPGHPDFIAEVERVLSVLDGAVLVISAVEGVQAQTRVLMRTLQRLRIPTLVFVNKTDRAGARYAQVLRDIAEKLTPHAVAMGPAVTGLGTRDARSVPYADDDHRLTGRLTDLLTEHDDALLAAYIEDGEVLAPARLRAELAAQTKRALVHPVYFGSAVTGAGITALTRGIKELLPAAGGEADGPVSGTVFKVERGRAGEKLAWARMFSGTVRTRDRLVFGQGPGDVSEGKVTGVRIFADGADAEAASAGPGQIAKLRGLGDIRIGDAVGDIRAAATAHHFAPPTLESVVVAAPPASRGELHFALAQLAEQDPLINLRQDDIRKEVSVSLYGEVQKEVIQATLADEFGIDAGFRGTTTICLEKPSGTGAAFEIINKEDNPFLATVGLRVDPAPPGSGVAYRLEVELGSMPYSLMRAVEETVVETLGQGLYGWRVTDCTVTMTHSGYWPRQSHSHAVFDKSMSSTAGDFRNLTPLVLMAALRQAGTTVYEPMHRFRAEFPADTLGPLLPVLAHLRAVPGPPSVDGAHCVLEGEIPAARVHELQQRLPGLTRGEGLLETAFDTHRPVTGAAPRRSRTDHNPLNRKEYLLHKVRRAGGAPD from the coding sequence GTGCACACGCTGAATCTTGGCATTCTGGCGCATGTCGACGCCGGTAAGACGAGCCTGACCGAGCGGCTGCTCCACACCGCCGGAATCATCGACGAGATCGGCCGCGTCGATGACGGGAACACACAGACCGATTCCCTCGCCCTCGAACGGCAGCGCGGCATCACGATCAAGTCCGCGGTCGTCTCGTTCGCCCTCGACGACGTCACCGTCAACCTGATCGACACGCCCGGCCACCCGGACTTCATCGCCGAGGTGGAGCGGGTGCTGAGCGTGCTCGACGGCGCGGTGCTGGTCATCTCCGCCGTGGAGGGCGTGCAGGCCCAGACCCGCGTGCTGATGCGGACGCTCCAGCGCCTGCGCATCCCCACGCTCGTCTTCGTGAACAAGACCGACCGGGCCGGAGCCCGGTACGCGCAGGTGCTGCGCGACATCGCGGAGAAGCTCACGCCGCACGCGGTCGCGATGGGTCCGGCCGTCACCGGCCTCGGCACCCGAGACGCCCGCAGCGTGCCGTACGCGGACGACGACCACCGGCTCACGGGCCGGCTCACCGACCTGCTCACCGAGCACGACGACGCCCTGCTGGCCGCGTACATCGAGGACGGCGAGGTACTCGCCCCCGCCCGGCTCCGCGCGGAACTGGCGGCGCAGACCAAGCGGGCGCTCGTCCACCCCGTGTACTTCGGTTCGGCCGTCACGGGCGCCGGTATCACCGCACTGACCCGCGGGATCAAGGAGTTGCTGCCCGCGGCAGGGGGCGAGGCGGACGGGCCGGTCTCCGGCACCGTCTTCAAGGTGGAACGCGGCCGGGCCGGCGAGAAGCTGGCCTGGGCCCGGATGTTCTCGGGAACCGTACGCACCCGTGACCGGCTCGTGTTCGGGCAGGGCCCCGGCGACGTGTCCGAGGGCAAGGTGACCGGTGTCCGGATCTTCGCCGACGGCGCGGACGCCGAGGCCGCATCGGCCGGACCGGGGCAGATCGCGAAGCTCCGGGGACTCGGCGACATCCGGATCGGCGACGCGGTCGGCGACATCCGCGCGGCGGCCACCGCGCACCACTTCGCCCCGCCGACGCTGGAATCCGTGGTGGTGGCCGCCCCGCCCGCCTCCCGGGGCGAACTGCATTTCGCGCTCGCGCAGCTCGCCGAGCAGGATCCACTGATCAATCTGCGGCAGGACGACATCCGGAAGGAGGTCTCCGTATCGCTCTACGGCGAAGTGCAGAAAGAAGTCATCCAGGCGACGCTCGCGGACGAATTCGGAATCGATGCCGGTTTCCGCGGAACCACGACCATCTGCCTGGAGAAACCGTCCGGCACCGGTGCCGCTTTCGAGATCATCAACAAGGAGGACAACCCGTTTCTCGCGACGGTCGGACTGCGCGTCGACCCGGCCCCGCCCGGCAGCGGTGTGGCCTACCGGCTGGAGGTGGAGCTCGGCTCGATGCCGTACTCCCTGATGAGAGCCGTCGAGGAGACCGTCGTCGAAACGCTCGGACAGGGCCTGTACGGCTGGCGCGTCACCGACTGCACGGTCACGATGACGCACTCCGGCTACTGGCCCCGGCAGAGCCACTCGCACGCGGTGTTCGACAAGTCCATGTCGAGCACGGCCGGGGACTTCCGCAATCTGACCCCGCTGGTGCTGATGGCCGCGCTCCGGCAGGCCGGCACCACGGTGTACGAGCCGATGCACCGCTTCAGGGCGGAGTTTCCCGCGGACACTCTCGGCCCCCTCCTGCCGGTCCTCGCCCATCTGCGGGCCGTTCCGGGCCCCCCGTCCGTCGACGGCGCCCACTGCGTACTGGAGGGCGAGATCCCGGCCGCCCGGGTGCACGAACTCCAGCAGCGGCTCCCGGGGCTGACCCGGGGTGAAGGACTGCTGGAGACCGCCTTCGACACCCACCGCCCCGTCACCGGCGCCGCCCCCCGGCGCTCCCGCACGGACCACAACCCGCTCAACCGGAAGGAGTACCTGCTGCACAAGGTGAGGCGGGCGGGCGGCGCGCCGGACTGA
- a CDS encoding class F sortase, producing MAAPQSPGSPSSRTASDTVTLGRALLWPAAVAGLGMLLIYNSIGPSADDKPPAPFAAPAPVAPAPAAPAPAAASSPAAAVPRQATPAPTPTPTTAPALSRSVPTRLKIPAIAVDAPFTPLSIGASGRLDAPPPNDRNLVGWFKGGVTPGERGASIVAGHVDTMTGPAVFLQLRFLRPGSTVDITRADGTVATFKVDTVETFSKAKFPDKRVYADTPDAQLRLITCGGTYDKKAKDYEDNVVVFAHLDSAKKG from the coding sequence ATGGCCGCCCCGCAGTCGCCCGGTTCCCCCTCCTCCCGGACTGCCTCCGACACCGTCACTCTCGGCCGCGCCCTGCTCTGGCCCGCCGCAGTGGCAGGACTCGGCATGCTCCTGATCTACAACTCCATCGGCCCCTCGGCCGACGACAAACCACCCGCCCCGTTCGCCGCCCCGGCGCCCGTCGCCCCGGCCCCCGCGGCTCCGGCCCCCGCCGCCGCATCCTCACCGGCCGCCGCCGTCCCCCGGCAGGCCACCCCCGCCCCCACCCCCACTCCGACCACCGCGCCGGCCCTGTCCCGTTCCGTGCCGACCCGGCTCAAGATCCCGGCCATCGCGGTGGACGCCCCCTTCACCCCGCTGTCGATCGGGGCCTCCGGCCGCCTGGACGCTCCTCCGCCGAACGACAGGAACCTGGTCGGCTGGTTCAAGGGCGGCGTGACGCCGGGCGAGCGCGGGGCCTCGATCGTGGCCGGCCACGTCGACACGATGACCGGCCCGGCGGTCTTCCTCCAGCTGCGCTTCCTGCGGCCCGGATCGACGGTCGACATCACGCGCGCGGACGGCACGGTGGCCACGTTCAAGGTCGACACCGTCGAGACGTTCAGCAAGGCGAAGTTCCCCGACAAGCGGGTCTACGCCGACACCCCGGACGCCCAGTTGCGCCTGATCACATGCGGTGGCACCTACGACAAGAAGGCCAAGGACTACGAGGACAACGTGGTCGTGTTCGCGCACCTCGACTCGGCCAAGAAGGGATGA
- the thrS gene encoding threonine--tRNA ligase yields the protein MLTSPKPRGECPGASACGHSPFVREETAMHDHRKLGRELELFDTDPLIGAGLPYWLPDGAALRHTLEEYIRTAERLAGYRHVYSPVLGKRELYEISGHWSHYSDDMFPPMDLGGEQVVLRPSLCPHHAVIYRSRSHSYRELPLRMAELGGMYRSELSGVLGGLTRVRAIQLNDAHIFCTLDQVAGEARAALDMIRRAYEALGIRPARFRLSLPGPGGKYVAAPEMWQRSTALLTEVLDASGLPYEAVEGEAAFYGPKIDVQVADAAGRESTLSTVQVDFHQPERFDLHYIGADGAKHRPVMVHRSIIGSVERAVAHLIEQHGGAFPAWLSPVQLVILPVSDAELPNAEDLAARCTALGLRAEVSGRERGSLGARIREARLVPYQAVVGAAEAADGLVALRLRDGRRLDPLPAAGVLERIGALVAAHTTELWDSGH from the coding sequence CTGCTGACCAGTCCGAAGCCCCGGGGCGAGTGCCCCGGGGCTTCTGCTTGCGGTCACTCGCCCTTCGTACGCGAGGAGACCGCCATGCACGACCACCGCAAGCTCGGCCGCGAGCTGGAGCTGTTCGACACCGACCCGCTGATCGGTGCGGGGCTTCCGTACTGGCTGCCGGACGGTGCGGCGCTGCGGCACACCCTGGAGGAGTACATCCGCACCGCCGAGCGGCTGGCGGGCTACCGCCACGTGTACTCGCCGGTGCTCGGCAAGCGGGAGCTGTACGAGATCTCGGGGCACTGGTCGCACTACAGCGACGACATGTTCCCGCCGATGGACCTGGGCGGCGAACAGGTCGTACTGCGGCCGAGCCTGTGCCCGCACCACGCGGTCATCTACCGCTCCCGCTCGCACAGTTACCGCGAGCTGCCGCTGCGGATGGCCGAGCTGGGCGGCATGTACCGCTCCGAGCTCTCCGGGGTGCTCGGCGGGCTGACCCGGGTGCGGGCCATCCAGTTGAACGACGCCCACATCTTCTGCACCCTCGACCAGGTCGCCGGGGAGGCGCGGGCCGCGCTGGACATGATCCGCCGGGCGTACGAGGCACTCGGCATCCGTCCTGCGCGCTTCCGGCTCTCGCTGCCGGGCCCTGGCGGAAAGTACGTCGCCGCGCCGGAGATGTGGCAGCGTTCCACCGCCCTGCTGACCGAGGTACTCGACGCCTCCGGGCTGCCGTACGAGGCGGTCGAGGGCGAAGCCGCGTTCTACGGGCCGAAGATCGACGTCCAGGTCGCCGACGCGGCGGGCCGGGAGTCGACCCTGTCGACCGTCCAGGTCGACTTCCACCAGCCGGAGCGGTTCGATCTGCACTACATCGGCGCGGACGGGGCGAAACACCGGCCGGTCATGGTGCACCGCAGCATCATCGGCAGCGTGGAGCGGGCCGTCGCCCACCTCATCGAGCAGCACGGCGGCGCGTTCCCGGCCTGGCTCTCCCCGGTCCAGCTGGTCATCCTGCCCGTCTCGGACGCCGAACTGCCGAACGCCGAGGATCTCGCCGCCCGTTGCACCGCGCTAGGGCTGCGCGCGGAGGTCAGCGGCCGGGAGCGCGGCAGCCTGGGGGCCAGGATCCGGGAGGCCCGTCTGGTGCCGTACCAGGCGGTCGTCGGCGCCGCGGAGGCCGCGGACGGCCTGGTGGCTCTGCGTCTGCGGGACGGCCGCCGCCTCGATCCGCTGCCGGCGGCGGGGGTGCTGGAGCGGATCGGGGCACTGGTCGCGGCGCACACCACCGAATTGTGGGACTCGGGTCACTAG